The nucleotide window CAGCTGCCGCCACCAGCGCAGCAGCCGGTTGGCCACCCGGCGGGCCGGCGACGGCGGGGACGGCGGGGTGGCCGGTGCGGCCGGGCGGGGTGGTGCGGTGGTGGTCACCGGGCTCCCTCGCGAGCGCAGGTCGGGTGGGCGGGGCGGGGCCGGGGTGCGGTCACAGGGGCGCCGACTCCGCGAGGCCGGTGGTGGCCAGCCAGCTGCGCAGCCACCCCATCAGCTCCGTCCAGGCGCCGGTGACCAGCATCAGGCCGACCGCGATGAGCACGAAGCCGCCGACACGGGTGACCGTGCCGGCGTTGCGGCGCAGGAACGACATCGCGCCCACCGCCCAGCGGGCGCCCAGCGCGACCAGCACGAACGGCACACCGAGCCCCAGGCAGTACGCCAGGCCGAGGAACGCGCCGCGGCCCGGGGTCGCCTCGCTGAAGGCCAGGTTCTGCACGGCGGCGAGCGTGGGGCCCAGGCAGGGGGTCCAGCCCAGGCCGAAGACGATGCCCAGCAGCGGTGCGCCGGCCAGGCCGACGGCGGGGCGCGCCTGCAGCCGGGCGGTGCGCTGCAAGAACGGCAGCCAGCCCAGGAAGCCCAGGCCGACCACGATGGTGACCACGCCCATGGCGCGGGTGATCACGTCGTTGTACTCGAGCAGCAGCCGGCCCAGCCCGCCGACGGCGCTGCTGATCGACACGAAGACGACCGTGAAGCCCAGCACGAACAGCGC belongs to Modestobacter sp. L9-4 and includes:
- a CDS encoding cytochrome c biogenesis CcdA family protein is translated as MVEGITDLISDGPLLVAAAVAALAGLISFASPCVLPLVPGYLSYVTGLVGSGSRATATAPAPAAAGGSVATAVRTTDERSTRGRMVLGAALFVLGFTVVFVSISSAVGGLGRLLLEYNDVITRAMGVVTIVVGLGFLGWLPFLQRTARLQARPAVGLAGAPLLGIVFGLGWTPCLGPTLAAVQNLAFSEATPGRGAFLGLAYCLGLGVPFVLVALGARWAVGAMSFLRRNAGTVTRVGGFVLIAVGLMLVTGAWTELMGWLRSWLATTGLAESAPL